In a genomic window of Streptomyces koelreuteriae:
- a CDS encoding purple acid phosphatase family protein, with amino-acid sequence METPDFGIPRRLADRMSMAEQHEYLRTRLSRRRTLVTAGAVASGLLTGCSGSGSGSGSGSGGATATGDPSPSTSKAPGSFVPPFGRHLAFGADPKSQMRISWQVPLAVRKPYIRVGLRPDDLGRKVEAELRDLHTPELKGVRAAVDQYYLHAALDGLRPGTTYYYGVGHEGFDPASPDRRSTIASFRTAPASPPERFVFTAFGDQGVGEEAALNDRLLLRQSPAFHLHAGDICYADPTGKGKESDVFDAGQWDRFLKQTEPVARSVPWMVTTGNHDMEAWYSPDGYGGQLARFSLPDSGFDARTAPGVYAFTYGNVGVVALDANDVSYEIPANFGYTEGRQTKWLEKKLGELRAAKDVDFIVVYFHHCAYSTSTHASDGGVRAEWLPLFAKHEVDLVINGHNHVYERTDAIKNGEVGRPVPVGGTTDPRRDGIVYVTAGGGGKELYGFPDGVKESYEGNTADHDAVATFRWTKSQDTKGESVEWSRVRYRGFSFLSVEAESGAAPKLKVSALASSGERIDHFEVRRGA; translated from the coding sequence ATGGAGACTCCCGACTTCGGCATTCCCCGGCGGCTCGCGGACCGGATGAGCATGGCGGAACAGCACGAGTATCTGCGGACGCGGCTGTCGCGGCGGCGCACGCTGGTGACGGCCGGCGCGGTGGCGAGCGGGCTGCTGACCGGCTGCTCGGGCTCGGGCTCGGGGTCCGGATCCGGATCCGGGGGCGCCACGGCGACCGGGGACCCGTCGCCGAGCACGTCGAAGGCCCCCGGCTCCTTCGTCCCCCCCTTCGGCCGCCATCTCGCCTTCGGCGCCGACCCGAAGTCCCAGATGCGGATCTCCTGGCAGGTGCCGCTCGCGGTGCGGAAGCCGTACATCCGGGTCGGCCTGCGCCCCGACGACCTCGGCCGCAAGGTGGAAGCTGAGCTGCGCGATCTGCACACCCCGGAGCTGAAGGGCGTACGGGCGGCGGTCGACCAGTACTACCTGCACGCGGCGCTGGACGGGCTGCGGCCCGGCACGACGTACTACTACGGCGTCGGCCATGAAGGCTTCGACCCCGCCTCCCCCGACCGCCGGTCCACCATCGCCTCCTTCCGCACGGCGCCCGCGAGCCCGCCCGAGCGGTTCGTGTTCACCGCGTTCGGCGATCAGGGCGTCGGCGAGGAGGCGGCGCTCAACGACCGTCTGCTGCTGCGGCAGAGCCCCGCCTTCCACCTCCACGCCGGTGACATCTGCTACGCCGATCCGACCGGCAAGGGCAAGGAGTCGGACGTCTTCGACGCCGGGCAGTGGGACCGGTTCCTCAAGCAGACCGAGCCGGTCGCCCGGTCGGTGCCGTGGATGGTGACGACCGGCAACCACGACATGGAGGCCTGGTACTCGCCGGACGGCTACGGCGGCCAGCTCGCCCGCTTCTCCCTGCCGGACAGCGGCTTCGACGCGCGTACGGCACCGGGCGTGTACGCCTTCACGTACGGCAACGTCGGCGTGGTCGCGCTGGACGCGAACGACGTGTCGTACGAGATCCCCGCCAACTTCGGCTACACGGAGGGGCGGCAGACGAAGTGGCTGGAGAAGAAGCTCGGTGAGCTGAGGGCCGCGAAGGACGTGGACTTCATCGTCGTCTACTTCCACCACTGCGCGTACTCGACGTCCACGCACGCCTCCGACGGCGGGGTGCGCGCCGAGTGGCTGCCGCTGTTCGCGAAGCACGAGGTGGACCTGGTGATCAACGGGCACAACCACGTGTACGAGCGGACCGACGCGATCAAGAACGGCGAGGTGGGCAGGCCGGTGCCGGTCGGCGGGACGACGGACCCGAGGCGGGACGGGATCGTCTACGTCACCGCGGGCGGCGGCGGCAAGGAGCTGTACGGCTTCCCCGACGGGGTGAAGGAGAGCTACGAGGGGAACACCGCCGACCATGACGCGGTCGCCACGTTCCGGTGGACCAAGTCCCAGGACACGAAGGGCGAGTCGGTGGAGTGGTCGCGGGTGCGCTACCGCGGGTTCTCGTTCCTCTCGGTGGAGGCGGAGAGCGGCGCCGCGCCGAAGCTGAAGGTGTCGGCGCTGGCGTCGAGCGGTGAGCGGATCGACCATTTCGAGGTGCGGCGCGGGGCGTGA
- a CDS encoding GNAT family N-acetyltransferase, translated as MTIRVRTAHTADLAPAELAAVRALLDAAFEGDFGDDDWDHGLGGMHALVHDDSGLAAHGAVVMRRVGHRGRWLRAGYVENVAVRSDARRRGLGGRIMGELERVVERAYDLGALSASDDGARLYTSRGWRLWSGEVHALSPREGDIRLPDEEDSTYVRPALAGALDPAHALLFDWRDGDVL; from the coding sequence ATGACCATCCGCGTGCGCACCGCTCACACCGCCGACCTCGCCCCCGCCGAACTGGCCGCCGTACGGGCCCTCCTGGACGCCGCCTTCGAGGGCGACTTCGGCGACGACGACTGGGACCACGGCCTCGGCGGCATGCACGCCCTCGTGCACGACGACTCCGGTCTCGCCGCGCACGGGGCGGTCGTGATGCGCCGGGTGGGGCACCGCGGGCGCTGGCTGCGCGCCGGGTACGTCGAGAACGTCGCCGTCCGCTCCGACGCCCGCCGCCGCGGCCTCGGCGGGCGGATCATGGGCGAGCTGGAACGCGTCGTCGAGCGGGCCTACGACCTCGGCGCGCTGTCCGCCAGCGACGACGGCGCCCGGCTCTACACCTCCCGCGGCTGGCGGCTGTGGAGCGGTGAGGTGCACGCCCTCAGCCCGCGGGAGGGCGACATCCGCCTGCCGGACGAAGAGGACAGCACCTATGTCCGCCCGGCCCTCGCCGGTGCGCTCGACCCCGCGCACGCGCTGCTCTTCGACTGGCGCGACGGAGACGTGCTCTAG
- the pruA gene encoding L-glutamate gamma-semialdehyde dehydrogenase produces the protein MDAVTQVPTPVNEPVHGYAPGSPERARLEARLKELADNPVDLPCTIGGEKRMGGGEAFQVVQPHNHQAVLGTYRNATQADAQDAIDAALAAAPAWRAMSFDDRAAIILRAAELLSGPWRETLAASTMLGQSKTAQQAEIDTPCELIDFWRFNVAYARNLLAEQPPANSPGVWNRLDHRPLEGFVYAVTPFNFTAIAGNLPTAPALMGNVVVWKPSPTQTHAAVLLMQLLEEAGLPKGVINLVTGDGIEVSKVALEHRDLAGIHFTGSTPTFQYLWKTVGNNIEKYRTYPRLVGETGGKDFLVAHPSADPAILKTAFTRGAFEFQGQKCSATSRAYIPASIWNAGFKEELAAEVDGIKMGDVTDLSNFIGAVIDERAFAKNKAAIDRAKEDATCTIVAGGTYDDSEGYFVRPTVIECTDPENEVFRTEYFGPIIAVHVYEDDRYDEMLTQMESVSDYALTGSVIANDRAAAAYTADKLRYAAGNFYINDKSTGAVVGQQPFGGGRASGTNDKAGAPQNLMRWTLTRAIKETLVPPTDYTYPHMG, from the coding sequence ATGGACGCTGTGACCCAGGTCCCCACCCCCGTCAACGAGCCGGTGCACGGCTACGCCCCCGGCTCGCCCGAGCGTGCCCGGCTGGAGGCCAGGCTGAAGGAGCTGGCCGACAACCCCGTCGACCTGCCCTGCACCATCGGCGGCGAGAAGCGGATGGGCGGCGGCGAGGCCTTCCAGGTCGTCCAGCCGCACAACCACCAGGCCGTGCTGGGCACGTACCGCAACGCCACGCAGGCCGACGCCCAGGACGCCATCGACGCGGCCCTGGCCGCCGCGCCCGCCTGGCGCGCGATGTCCTTCGACGACCGCGCCGCGATCATCCTGCGCGCCGCCGAGCTGCTGTCCGGCCCCTGGCGCGAGACGCTCGCCGCCTCCACCATGCTCGGCCAGTCCAAGACCGCGCAGCAGGCCGAGATCGACACGCCCTGTGAGCTGATCGACTTCTGGCGCTTCAACGTCGCCTACGCCCGCAACCTGCTCGCCGAGCAGCCCCCGGCGAACTCCCCGGGCGTGTGGAACCGTCTGGACCACCGCCCGCTGGAGGGCTTCGTCTACGCGGTCACGCCCTTCAACTTCACCGCCATCGCGGGCAACCTCCCGACGGCCCCCGCCCTGATGGGCAACGTCGTCGTCTGGAAGCCGTCCCCGACGCAGACCCACGCCGCCGTGCTGCTCATGCAGCTGCTGGAGGAGGCCGGTCTGCCCAAGGGCGTCATCAACCTCGTCACCGGCGACGGCATCGAGGTCTCGAAGGTCGCCCTGGAGCACCGCGACCTCGCGGGCATCCACTTCACCGGGTCGACCCCCACCTTCCAGTACCTGTGGAAGACGGTCGGCAACAACATCGAGAAGTACCGCACCTACCCGCGTCTGGTCGGCGAGACCGGCGGCAAGGACTTCCTCGTCGCCCACCCCTCGGCCGACCCGGCGATCCTGAAGACGGCCTTCACCCGGGGTGCCTTCGAGTTCCAGGGCCAGAAGTGCAGCGCCACCTCCCGCGCGTACATCCCCGCCTCGATCTGGAACGCGGGCTTCAAGGAGGAGCTGGCCGCCGAGGTCGACGGCATCAAGATGGGTGACGTCACCGACCTGTCGAACTTCATCGGCGCCGTCATCGACGAGCGTGCCTTCGCCAAGAACAAGGCCGCCATCGACCGCGCCAAGGAGGACGCCACCTGCACGATCGTCGCGGGCGGCACCTACGACGACTCCGAGGGCTACTTCGTCCGGCCGACCGTCATCGAGTGCACCGACCCGGAGAACGAGGTCTTCCGCACCGAGTACTTCGGCCCGATCATCGCCGTGCACGTCTACGAGGACGACCGCTACGACGAGATGCTGACCCAGATGGAGTCCGTCTCCGACTACGCCCTGACCGGCTCGGTCATCGCGAACGACCGCGCGGCGGCGGCCTACACGGCCGACAAGCTCCGCTACGCGGCCGGCAACTTCTACATCAACGACAAGTCGACCGGTGCCGTCGTCGGCCAGCAGCCCTTCGGCGGCGGCCGTGCCTCCGGCACCAACGACAAGGCCGGTGCCCCGCAGAACCTGATGCGCTGGACCCTGACCCGCGCCATCAAGGAGACGCTGGTCCCGCCGACCGACTACACCTACCCGCACATGGGCTGA
- a CDS encoding proline dehydrogenase family protein → MLGPVILAASRSDRMRRLISAAPVTKQVVDRFIPGEGVDDIVPVVQGLAGRGLELTMDVVGEDITNPAQAAAARDAYLELIDRLKPLELGTRAEMSVKLSMFGQALEDGHELALKNVRPVVEAAAEIGTTVTLDAEDHTTLDSMFAIHEELRKDFPQTGCVIQAYLFRTEADARRLAANGSRVRLVKGAYKEPASVAYQDKHEIDRAYVRILGTLMEGTGYPMIGSHDPRLIAIGQELAHRAGRKLDEYEFQMLYGIRGDEQTRLAAEGHRMRVYTAYGTDWYGYFMRRLAEKPANLRFFARSMLTKG, encoded by the coding sequence GTGCTGGGTCCCGTGATTCTCGCCGCGTCTCGCAGCGACCGGATGCGACGTCTGATCTCGGCGGCCCCGGTGACCAAGCAGGTCGTCGACCGCTTCATCCCGGGCGAAGGCGTCGACGACATCGTCCCGGTGGTCCAGGGCCTCGCCGGCCGGGGTCTGGAGCTGACGATGGACGTCGTCGGCGAGGACATCACCAACCCCGCGCAGGCCGCCGCCGCCCGGGACGCCTACCTGGAGCTGATCGACCGCCTCAAGCCGCTGGAGCTCGGCACCCGCGCCGAGATGTCGGTGAAGCTGTCGATGTTCGGGCAGGCGCTGGAGGACGGCCACGAGCTGGCCCTGAAGAACGTCCGCCCGGTCGTCGAGGCCGCCGCCGAGATCGGCACCACGGTCACCCTCGACGCCGAGGACCACACCACCCTCGACTCGATGTTCGCCATCCACGAGGAGCTGCGGAAGGACTTCCCCCAGACCGGCTGCGTCATCCAGGCCTACCTCTTCCGCACCGAGGCCGACGCCCGCCGCCTCGCCGCGAACGGCAGCCGGGTGCGCCTGGTCAAGGGCGCCTACAAGGAGCCCGCCTCCGTCGCGTACCAGGACAAGCACGAGATCGATCGGGCGTACGTACGGATTCTCGGTACGTTGATGGAGGGGACGGGGTACCCGATGATCGGGTCCCACGACCCGCGCCTGATCGCCATCGGCCAGGAGCTCGCGCACCGCGCCGGGCGCAAACTGGACGAGTACGAGTTCCAGATGCTCTACGGCATCCGCGGCGACGAGCAGACCCGCCTCGCCGCCGAGGGCCACCGCATGCGCGTGTACACCGCCTACGGCACCGACTGGTACGGCTACTTCATGCGCCGGCTCGCCGAGAAACCGGCCAACCTGCGGTTCTTCGCACGATCGATGCTCACCAAGGGCTGA
- a CDS encoding PucR family transcriptional regulator, protein MTSEHRGDYEELVDEISELLGAPATLENRDFELITFGAYDSEGDLDPSALDPVRTRSILTRRSTAAVRAWFEGFGITRATGPVRIPPTPEAGVNRGRICLPVRHRGVVHGYVWLLDDDPGPSERQLSAAMQVTTRIGALLADEAQHGADLSRELRAVLTAERDWQRDMAIAELRTALGPRADGLHTVICVAPWPSTDPDDAPSVRTMPGATALCTLPWGAASQCVALLIRLRSADVLTPATTAAARLLERAGGGAASGGSGSRSGSAPRSGSGSASGSGSGARSGSGSGSGSGSGSGSGSGSGSGAGSASRPGSVSGAGAGSASRPGSGSGSRQAGSSPHGPSGPAAGLATPRSGLAELGTAWWEASAAARAALAEARFGPVAQWAEIGPFRLLTALPPDVAHDPAVHALLFPVHRELARTAEIYLDCAGQAARAAAELGIHRQTLYYRLSRIEKLTGLDLDDGEDRLLLHMALKAHRL, encoded by the coding sequence ATGACGTCGGAACACCGGGGCGACTACGAGGAGCTGGTCGACGAGATCTCGGAGCTGCTCGGCGCGCCCGCGACGCTGGAGAACCGGGACTTCGAGCTGATCACCTTCGGGGCGTACGACAGTGAGGGCGACCTCGATCCGTCGGCCCTGGATCCGGTGCGCACCCGCTCGATCCTGACCCGCCGTTCGACGGCTGCCGTGCGGGCGTGGTTCGAGGGCTTCGGCATCACGCGTGCGACGGGCCCGGTGCGGATCCCGCCGACGCCGGAGGCGGGGGTGAACCGGGGCCGGATCTGCCTCCCGGTCCGTCACCGGGGCGTCGTCCACGGCTATGTCTGGCTCCTGGACGACGATCCCGGCCCGAGCGAACGCCAGCTCTCCGCCGCCATGCAGGTCACGACCCGGATCGGGGCGCTGCTCGCGGACGAGGCCCAGCACGGTGCCGACCTCAGCCGCGAGCTGCGCGCCGTCCTCACGGCGGAACGCGACTGGCAGCGCGACATGGCCATAGCGGAACTCCGCACCGCCCTCGGCCCCCGCGCCGACGGTCTGCACACGGTGATCTGTGTGGCTCCCTGGCCCTCGACCGACCCCGACGACGCGCCCTCGGTCCGCACGATGCCGGGCGCGACGGCCCTGTGCACCCTGCCGTGGGGCGCCGCGTCCCAGTGCGTGGCCCTGCTGATCCGCCTGCGCTCGGCGGACGTACTGACTCCGGCGACAACGGCGGCGGCACGGCTGCTGGAGCGGGCGGGCGGTGGCGCTGCCTCCGGCGGGTCCGGGTCGAGGTCCGGGTCGGCGCCGAGGTCCGGGTCCGGGTCCGCGTCCGGCTCGGGGTCCGGGGCCAGGTCGGGGTCCGGGTCCGGGTCGGGGTCCGGGTCGGGGTCCGGGTCGGGGTCCGGGTCGGGGTCCGGTGCCGGGTCGGCATCGAGGCCCGGGTCCGTGTCCGGGGCCGGTGCCGGGTCGGCATCGAGGCCCGGGTCCGGGTCCGGGTCCCGTCAAGCGGGCTCCTCCCCCCACGGTCCAAGCGGCCCCGCCGCCGGCCTCGCCACCCCTCGCTCAGGCCTCGCAGAGCTCGGCACCGCCTGGTGGGAGGCGTCCGCCGCGGCCCGGGCCGCGCTGGCCGAGGCCCGGTTCGGGCCGGTCGCGCAGTGGGCGGAGATCGGGCCGTTCCGGCTGCTCACCGCGCTGCCGCCGGACGTGGCCCACGACCCGGCCGTACACGCCCTGCTCTTCCCGGTGCACCGGGAGCTGGCCCGTACCGCCGAGATCTACCTCGACTGCGCCGGGCAGGCCGCCCGGGCCGCCGCCGAACTGGGCATCCACCGCCAGACCCTGTACTACCGCCTGTCCCGGATAGAGAAGCTGACGGGCCTCGACCTGGACGACGGCGAGGACCGGCTGCTGCTGCACATGGCCCTGAAGGCGCACCGACTGTGA
- a CDS encoding HAD family hydrolase has product MPLLLLDLDNTLIDRDGAFRGAVTAFLAEYGLPPQDVEWVMTLDASGYTPRQEVARALYDRYGIGQDTVRALLDRGVADRVVLDGSTRTALDRAATAGWTLVIVTNGRTAQQEAKIRNTGLDGLTHGWVVSEAVGHKKPAPEIFHAAAATVGASLDGAWVIGDSAHADIAGAAAIGVPSVWVSAGRAWSDAALRPTRTSSDAASAIDSVVLTRP; this is encoded by the coding sequence ATGCCCCTGCTGCTGCTCGACCTCGACAACACCCTCATCGACCGGGACGGGGCGTTCCGCGGTGCGGTGACGGCGTTTCTCGCCGAGTACGGGCTGCCCCCGCAGGACGTCGAGTGGGTCATGACCCTCGACGCGAGCGGATACACGCCCCGCCAGGAGGTCGCCCGGGCCCTGTACGACCGGTACGGCATCGGCCAGGACACCGTCCGCGCCCTGCTCGACCGGGGCGTGGCCGACCGTGTCGTCCTGGACGGCTCCACCCGCACCGCCCTCGACCGTGCGGCCACCGCCGGCTGGACCCTGGTCATCGTCACCAACGGCCGTACCGCGCAACAGGAGGCGAAGATCCGCAACACCGGCCTCGACGGGCTGACGCACGGCTGGGTCGTCTCCGAGGCGGTCGGGCACAAGAAGCCCGCGCCGGAGATCTTCCACGCCGCGGCCGCCACCGTCGGCGCCTCCCTCGACGGCGCCTGGGTGATCGGCGACTCCGCGCACGCCGACATCGCCGGCGCGGCGGCCATCGGCGTCCCGAGTGTCTGGGTGTCGGCGGGCCGTGCCTGGTCGGACGCGGCACTCCGCCCCACCCGAACCAGCTCCGACGCGGCCTCCGCCATCGACTCGGTCGTCCTCACCCGCCCCTGA
- a CDS encoding ABC transporter substrate-binding protein: MRLPARRLLPATALTAASALLTGCFTGTQQATDDSGPGGKRIRVAMLQPPRSGLSPLSDDAFKLSRWSTAETLVKLDREGDARPALATEWKQSGRTWTFSLRDGVTFHDGTKLTPEAVVRALTEAATASPKPRILDGVDLTAKADGEKVTVTTATEDPLVPQRLSSPQLAILAAKAYRGKTVNPVGAGTGPFELTKVTGTSSATLDRYDGYWGGKAESPGIDVKFVPDGTARAAALRSGEADIVEAIPVSQAAVLDQDLVTEVPMPRTNTLYLNTGKGAFKDPAIRAAARAAIDAESIVKGVYEGRADVAKGLLGPALPWAAELRTPVERAEPGDPAGKTVTIGTYTDRSEMPEAAAALQQQLQKAGFKVKLDVREYANIESDALAGRFDAFVLSRATVLDSGDPAAYLYSDFASQGTFNLSHLKDPEVDKALKKATDTPVGDARRKAIAEAEAAVLATDAAVPMLHERVIQGDAAGVVNAAHDPRERELVTADTYVK, translated from the coding sequence GTGCGCCTGCCCGCTCGCCGCCTGCTTCCCGCCACCGCCCTCACGGCCGCTTCCGCCCTGCTCACCGGCTGCTTCACCGGCACCCAGCAGGCCACGGACGACTCCGGGCCGGGAGGCAAGCGCATACGCGTCGCCATGCTCCAGCCACCCCGCTCCGGCCTCTCCCCGCTCTCCGACGACGCGTTCAAGCTGTCGCGCTGGTCGACCGCCGAGACGCTGGTGAAGCTGGACCGGGAGGGCGACGCCCGGCCCGCGCTCGCCACCGAGTGGAAGCAGTCCGGCCGCACCTGGACCTTCAGCCTCCGCGACGGCGTCACCTTCCACGACGGCACGAAGCTCACCCCCGAAGCCGTCGTCCGGGCCCTCACCGAGGCCGCCACCGCCTCCCCCAAGCCCCGCATCCTCGACGGCGTGGACCTGACCGCGAAGGCCGACGGCGAGAAGGTCACCGTCACCACCGCCACCGAGGACCCCCTGGTCCCGCAGCGCCTCAGCTCCCCGCAGCTCGCGATCCTCGCGGCGAAGGCCTACCGGGGAAAGACCGTGAACCCCGTCGGCGCCGGCACCGGCCCCTTCGAGCTGACGAAGGTCACCGGCACCTCCTCCGCCACCCTCGACCGCTACGACGGCTACTGGGGCGGCAAGGCCGAATCCCCCGGCATCGACGTGAAGTTCGTCCCCGACGGCACCGCCCGCGCGGCGGCGCTGCGCAGCGGCGAGGCCGACATCGTCGAGGCGATCCCCGTCTCGCAGGCCGCCGTCCTGGACCAGGACCTGGTCACCGAGGTCCCGATGCCGCGCACCAACACCCTCTACCTGAACACCGGGAAGGGCGCGTTCAAGGACCCCGCGATCCGCGCCGCGGCCAGGGCGGCGATCGACGCCGAGTCGATCGTGAAGGGCGTCTACGAGGGCCGCGCCGACGTCGCGAAGGGCCTGCTCGGGCCCGCCCTCCCCTGGGCTGCCGAGCTGCGCACCCCGGTCGAGCGCGCCGAGCCCGGCGACCCGGCGGGCAAGACCGTCACGATCGGCACGTACACCGACCGCTCCGAGATGCCCGAGGCCGCCGCAGCGCTGCAACAGCAGCTCCAGAAGGCCGGGTTCAAGGTGAAGCTGGACGTGCGCGAGTACGCCAACATCGAGTCCGACGCGCTCGCGGGCCGCTTCGACGCGTTCGTCCTCTCCCGCGCCACCGTCCTCGACTCCGGCGACCCGGCCGCGTATCTCTACAGCGACTTCGCCTCCCAGGGCACCTTCAATCTCTCGCACCTGAAGGACCCCGAGGTCGACAAGGCCCTGAAGAAGGCCACCGACACCCCGGTCGGCGACGCCCGCCGCAAGGCGATCGCCGAGGCCGAGGCCGCCGTCCTGGCCACGGACGCGGCCGTTCCGATGCTCCACGAGCGCGTGATCCAGGGCGATGCCGCCGGGGTCGTGAACGCCGCGCACGACCCGCGCGAGCGGGAACTCGTCACCGCGGACACCTACGTCAAGTGA
- a CDS encoding ABC transporter permease subunit, which produces MKSLAKHTAGLTRCAGLLAVLAVVGLLPWLSHRDPALTVLRARSAEQEATEEALAAIRADLGLDAGPLSLLGRWAADLLHGDFGTSWVSGHDVLPSVIAGLQVSLGLMGAALGVAVLLAAALVTPVLVRGRGSAGAFAAMLAAVPEFLLATVALLVFGVWLGWLPTSGWQSVEYLVLPALALGVPAGGLLGRLVADALPAVLDERWAELWRGAGVSRARIAGAALRRVLPPLVPQFGMVAVGLTGGAVAVETVFAVPGIGRTALGAARSQDLPLLQGSVLALLLLGLVAGAVAAGVRHRLLGPSLRDAGLTLPPARPVRAHPAVPVVLAAVLLLTIGWGLLRDPYTVDTTVRLAAPSWSHPLGTDGLGRDVLARLGHGAASTVGTATAVCLLGLLIALVLGFAPGLAAGASDIANALPPVIVGILVAAAVGPGTGGAALAVALISWPALSAHAAALVQEVRASAFLTAQRAIGASPFWILTRHVLPSVAAPVARHALLRLPGIALALASLGFLGLGAQPPAPEWGLLLEESRAYVERAPWAALAPAVALALLAGLAVSGAALTQGRRVRRTTPAPVETKAKKEAPVGV; this is translated from the coding sequence GTGAAGTCCCTCGCGAAGCACACGGCCGGGCTGACCCGCTGCGCCGGTCTCCTCGCCGTCCTGGCCGTCGTCGGCCTGCTGCCCTGGCTCTCCCACCGCGACCCGGCACTCACCGTGCTGCGCGCCCGGTCGGCCGAGCAGGAGGCGACCGAGGAGGCCCTGGCCGCGATCCGCGCCGACCTCGGCCTGGACGCCGGTCCGCTGTCCCTGCTCGGCCGGTGGGCCGCCGACCTGCTGCACGGCGACTTCGGCACCTCCTGGGTGTCGGGCCACGACGTCCTGCCCTCCGTGATCGCCGGGCTCCAGGTGTCGCTGGGGCTGATGGGTGCGGCGCTCGGCGTGGCGGTCCTGCTGGCCGCCGCGCTGGTGACGCCGGTGCTGGTGCGCGGGCGGGGCTCGGCCGGGGCGTTCGCCGCGATGCTGGCCGCCGTACCCGAGTTCCTGCTGGCCACCGTGGCGCTGCTGGTGTTCGGGGTGTGGCTCGGATGGCTGCCGACGTCCGGCTGGCAGAGCGTCGAGTATCTGGTGCTGCCCGCGCTCGCCCTGGGCGTCCCGGCGGGCGGGCTGCTCGGGCGGCTGGTGGCGGACGCGCTGCCCGCCGTGCTCGACGAGCGGTGGGCGGAGCTGTGGCGGGGCGCCGGGGTGAGCCGGGCGCGGATCGCGGGGGCGGCGCTGCGGCGCGTTCTGCCGCCGCTGGTACCGCAGTTCGGGATGGTCGCCGTCGGTCTGACGGGTGGTGCGGTGGCCGTGGAGACGGTGTTCGCGGTGCCGGGCATCGGCCGTACGGCCCTCGGCGCGGCCCGGTCGCAGGATCTTCCGCTGCTGCAGGGCTCGGTCCTCGCGCTGCTGCTGCTCGGGCTGGTCGCGGGCGCGGTGGCGGCGGGCGTACGACACCGGCTGCTGGGGCCCTCGCTGCGGGACGCCGGGCTGACGCTGCCACCGGCCCGCCCGGTCCGCGCGCACCCGGCCGTTCCGGTGGTCCTGGCCGCCGTTCTGCTGCTCACCATCGGCTGGGGCCTGCTGCGCGACCCCTACACCGTGGACACCACCGTCCGTCTCGCCGCGCCTTCCTGGTCACATCCGCTCGGCACCGACGGTCTCGGCCGTGATGTGCTCGCCCGGCTCGGTCACGGCGCCGCCTCGACGGTCGGCACGGCGACGGCGGTCTGTCTGCTGGGCCTGCTGATCGCACTCGTGCTGGGCTTCGCGCCGGGCCTCGCGGCGGGCGCGTCGGACATCGCCAACGCCCTGCCGCCGGTGATCGTCGGCATCCTGGTCGCGGCGGCCGTCGGACCGGGCACCGGAGGGGCGGCCCTGGCGGTGGCTCTGATCTCCTGGCCCGCCCTGTCCGCGCACGCGGCGGCCCTGGTCCAGGAGGTGCGGGCGTCCGCGTTCCTCACCGCCCAACGGGCCATCGGCGCAAGCCCGTTCTGGATCCTCACCCGGCATGTCCTGCCGTCCGTCGCCGCCCCGGTCGCCCGCCATGCCCTGCTGCGGCTGCCGGGCATCGCCCTGGCCCTGGCCTCCCTCGGCTTCCTGGGCCTCGGCGCCCAGCCGCCCGCCCCCGAGTGGGGCCTGCTGCTGGAGGAGTCCCGGGCCTATGTGGAACGCGCCCCGTGGGCGGCCCTCGCCCCGGCGGTGGCCCTGGCCCTGCTGGCGGGCCTCGCCGTGTCGGGCGCGGCGCTCACGCAAGGCCGGAGAGTACGGCGAACCACCCCGGCGCCCGTCGAGACCAAGGCGAAGAAGGAGGCCCCCGTTGGAGTCTGA